A single window of Cetobacterium sp. 8H DNA harbors:
- a CDS encoding ECF-type riboflavin transporter substrate-binding protein gives MNKTYTDEDGFRYYVKKTELFSTKSVVAIGIGAALYSVLSGVAIPVGPNTSFRIAVALLTIFGAIFGPVVGFFVGFVGHALNDMIMWGSVWFSWVFLSAVIGLFGGMITLDKSFSLETGHVTKKHIFKMYLYAILGMIFAGLAAYVGDVYFYGEPAQKVWIQIALATATNFVVTATLGIPIILGIAARKRKYSNLKIED, from the coding sequence ATGAATAAAACATATACTGACGAAGATGGATTTCGTTATTACGTAAAAAAAACAGAGTTATTCTCAACTAAAAGTGTTGTTGCTATAGGTATTGGAGCTGCTCTTTATAGTGTTCTATCTGGAGTTGCTATCCCTGTTGGACCAAATACATCGTTTAGAATAGCTGTTGCTCTTCTTACGATATTTGGAGCTATCTTTGGCCCTGTAGTTGGATTCTTTGTAGGCTTTGTAGGTCATGCTCTAAATGACATGATCATGTGGGGAAGCGTTTGGTTTAGTTGGGTCTTCCTATCTGCTGTCATTGGACTTTTTGGTGGAATGATAACTCTTGATAAAAGTTTCTCTCTCGAAACTGGACATGTTACAAAAAAACATATCTTTAAAATGTATCTATATGCTATTTTAGGTATGATTTTTGCAGGACTTGCTGCTTATGTTGGAGATGTTTATTTTTATGGTGAGCCAGCTCAAAAAGTTTGGATTCAAATTGCATTAGCTACTGCAACTAATTTTGTTGTTACTGCAACTTTAGGAATTCCTATTATACTTGGAATAGCTGCTAGAAAAAGAAAATATTCAAATTTAAAAATAGAAGACTAA
- a CDS encoding TSCPD domain-containing protein has protein sequence MKSKLFMLAGLLIATTVSNAAVKKDVKFTEVPYGACAKEMTVEVKDGKIVSFSAVKGCPGNLNAISKLLPGMEVDKVIALLDDNPCTGAPIKELSSCMDNMVEMLKYHVNGEGEGHAVEIRKKQKNQKIAFSYEGHICSGCGLCDSQFS, from the coding sequence ATGAAATCAAAATTATTTATGTTAGCAGGACTTTTAATAGCTACAACGGTTTCAAATGCAGCAGTAAAAAAAGATGTTAAATTTACAGAAGTTCCTTATGGAGCATGTGCAAAAGAGATGACTGTAGAAGTTAAAGATGGAAAAATTGTATCTTTTTCAGCAGTAAAAGGTTGTCCGGGGAATTTAAATGCAATTTCAAAGTTATTACCTGGTATGGAAGTAGATAAAGTTATTGCTTTATTAGATGATAATCCTTGTACAGGAGCACCAATAAAAGAGTTATCATCTTGTATGGATAATATGGTAGAGATGCTTAAATATCATGTAAATGGTGAAGGGGAAGGGCATGCTGTTGAGATTAGAAAAAAACAAAAAAATCAAAAGATAGCTTTTTCTTATGAGGGACATATCTGTAGCGGTTGCGGATTATGTGATTCTCAATTCTCTTAA
- a CDS encoding ABC transporter ATP-binding protein, whose protein sequence is MINVVEFKNFTFKYMNQLEPTLKNINLEIKKGEKVLIAGPSGSGKSTLGNCLNGIVPFSKEGGFKGSLTLNGIHPYETSIFEISNHVGTVLQDQDGQFIGLSVGEDVSFIDENNLVPQEEMIKNTKIALDNVGMSSFINHSPQELSGGQKQSVSLAGIMRSSADILLFDEPLANLDPYSGKHAMKLICDIQKKTGKTVIVIEHRIEDVLEQDFDRVIVLNKGEVVANGSPEELFRQDIFRKYGLREPLYIEALKYSGVDFQKDTIYPIEKIGTPENILKVKTWCDSIDIKFKTFGDEILNISDLSFSYDEYKNILNNVNFSLEKGEILALLGNNGAGKSTLCKVITGIEKENSGDISLLGKSIKKESIRRRGENIGFVMQNPNHMITQETLLEEVEFGLKIRGIKNYTEKAEKALEICGLHEFRYWPITSLSYGQKKRLTIAAILALEPKVLILDEPTAGQDYKRYKEFMEFIKSIASQGVGIILITHDMHLALEYANRSIVLCGGTIIANEKPANILGQKDLMEKSNLKETSLSQMAEIMGLNAQFLMNSFINFENQGGDR, encoded by the coding sequence ATGATTAACGTAGTAGAATTTAAAAATTTTACTTTTAAATATATGAACCAGCTAGAACCAACTTTGAAAAATATTAATTTAGAGATCAAAAAAGGTGAAAAAGTATTAATTGCTGGTCCTAGTGGAAGTGGAAAATCTACACTTGGAAACTGTTTAAATGGAATTGTTCCATTTTCTAAAGAGGGTGGATTTAAAGGAAGCCTTACTTTAAATGGCATTCATCCCTATGAAACTAGTATATTTGAAATTAGTAACCATGTTGGAACTGTTTTACAAGATCAAGATGGACAATTTATTGGACTAAGTGTTGGTGAAGATGTATCTTTCATTGATGAAAATAATTTAGTTCCTCAAGAAGAGATGATAAAAAATACTAAGATTGCTCTTGATAATGTTGGTATGAGTAGTTTTATAAATCATAGTCCTCAAGAGTTATCTGGTGGACAAAAACAATCTGTATCTCTTGCCGGAATTATGAGAAGCTCAGCAGATATTTTACTTTTTGATGAACCACTTGCAAATTTAGATCCATATAGCGGTAAACATGCAATGAAATTGATCTGTGATATTCAAAAAAAGACAGGTAAAACTGTTATTGTTATTGAACATAGAATTGAAGATGTTTTAGAGCAAGACTTTGATAGAGTTATAGTTTTAAATAAAGGTGAGGTTGTTGCCAATGGATCTCCAGAAGAGTTATTTAGACAAGATATTTTTAGAAAGTATGGTCTTAGAGAACCTCTATATATAGAAGCCTTAAAATACTCAGGTGTAGATTTCCAAAAAGATACCATTTATCCTATCGAAAAAATTGGAACTCCTGAGAACATTTTAAAAGTCAAAACTTGGTGTGACTCTATTGATATAAAATTCAAAACTTTTGGAGATGAAATTCTAAATATTTCTGATTTAAGTTTTTCATATGATGAATATAAAAATATTTTGAACAATGTCAATTTTTCTTTAGAAAAAGGAGAGATTTTAGCTCTATTAGGAAATAACGGGGCTGGTAAATCAACTCTTTGTAAAGTTATAACTGGAATTGAAAAGGAAAATTCAGGTGATATTTCTCTTCTTGGAAAAAGTATAAAAAAAGAAAGTATCAGAAGAAGAGGAGAAAATATTGGTTTTGTTATGCAAAATCCTAATCATATGATCACTCAGGAAACTCTTCTTGAAGAGGTTGAGTTTGGATTAAAAATTAGAGGAATTAAAAATTATACTGAAAAGGCTGAAAAAGCATTAGAAATATGTGGACTACATGAATTTAGATATTGGCCAATCACTTCTTTAAGTTATGGTCAGAAGAAAAGACTTACAATTGCTGCAATTCTAGCTCTTGAACCAAAAGTTCTAATTCTTGATGAACCTACAGCTGGACAAGATTATAAAAGATATAAGGAGTTTATGGAATTCATAAAATCTATCGCTTCTCAAGGCGTTGGAATTATCCTTATCACTCATGATATGCATTTAGCTCTTGAATATGCTAATAGGTCTATCGTTCTTTGTGGTGGAACTATTATTGCCAATGAGAAGCCTGCAAACATTTTGGGCCAAAAAGATTTAATGGAAAAATCAAATTTAAAAGAGACTTCGCTGTCTCAAATGGCAGAAATTATGGGATTGAATGCTCAATTTCTTATGAACTCCTTTATAAATTTTGAAAATCAAGGAGGGGATAGATAA
- a CDS encoding glycoside hydrolase family 2 TIM barrel-domain containing protein codes for MKNLHDPKVFKINRLSAHSDHKYKGKNIEWKKDLNGIWEFSYCDSPNWSKIEVPGHIELQGYGKPQYVNTMYPWDGLETLEPGEVPKQFNPFGTYKKEFKVPKDWKKNPVYISFQGVESCIELYCNGEFVGYSEDSFTPSEFELTKYLKSDKNEILVKVYKWCSGSWLEDQDFWRFSGIFRDVYLYSTPEVHVKDMFLTSDLSSNFKKATLKNILKLQSLMSKKIDVLMEVWDNKELICNIVEKNIEIEDNLKIELIKKIDSPKLWSAEKPNLYLIKVILSDSNSGEVIEETEQKFGFRKFEIEDKIMKINGKRIVFKGVNRHEFNCDRGRAVTEEDMLWDIKFLKANNFNAVRTSHYPNQTRWYELCDEYGLYVIDEVNLETHGTWQILGQPCPEKVIPNNNPEWLENIIDRAKSMFEKDKNHPSIIIWSCGNESFGGENLYKMSEFLKSLDSTRVIHYEGVFWDRRYDKTSDMESRMYAKVYEIEKYLNETPEKPFVLCEYSHAMGNSNGGLHKYTELEEKYPMYQGGFIWDYIDQALRKKDPFGNDYLAFGGDFGDRPTDYNFCVNGLVYADRKVSPKVQEVKQLFSDYKIQVKDRYFVIDNQSLFTNVSEYDVKVKVLKNGVEKYSEILECDVKPLSKKEFKLAIPKMDESGEYTVEVSLNLKEDRFYANKGHEICFGQNIYVIKQEKSQELEEKPILINGGFNIGIKGKNFHLVFSKAYGGLISLKYSDKEFIEGVVLPNFWRAGTDNDRGNKMPFRYAQWKIASLYPKMVNVEVVEGKNYVEIISKYELPTNPVTDCIVSYRAFSDGKIDVGMEYIGVEGLSEMPLMGMSYKIPQEFSEIKWYGMGPEENYIDRVHGARLGIFETDVYKNLSQYVIPQECGNRIGIRWVEVKNKAGFGMKISGEIPFEFSGLPYTVSEIETAYHHYELPKSHCTALNINKVQMGIGGDDSWGAETHKEYLIPSNKNIIFRYTIQSNM; via the coding sequence GTGAAAAATCTACATGATCCAAAAGTTTTTAAGATTAATAGATTGAGTGCACATTCAGATCATAAATATAAAGGTAAGAATATAGAGTGGAAGAAAGATTTAAATGGAATTTGGGAGTTTTCTTATTGTGATTCACCAAATTGGTCAAAAATTGAAGTGCCTGGGCATATTGAACTTCAGGGCTATGGGAAACCTCAGTATGTAAATACTATGTATCCTTGGGATGGGTTAGAAACACTTGAACCTGGAGAAGTACCAAAACAATTTAATCCTTTTGGAACATATAAAAAAGAGTTCAAAGTGCCTAAAGATTGGAAAAAAAATCCAGTATATATTTCATTTCAAGGAGTGGAGTCTTGCATAGAATTGTATTGTAATGGAGAGTTTGTTGGTTATAGTGAAGATAGCTTTACTCCGAGTGAATTTGAACTTACTAAATACTTAAAGAGTGACAAAAATGAGATTCTAGTAAAAGTTTATAAATGGTGTAGTGGAAGCTGGTTAGAAGATCAAGATTTTTGGAGATTTAGTGGAATTTTTAGAGACGTATATCTATATTCAACTCCAGAAGTTCATGTGAAAGACATGTTTTTAACATCGGATTTAAGTTCAAACTTTAAAAAGGCAACTTTAAAAAATATTTTAAAACTTCAAAGTCTTATGAGCAAAAAAATAGATGTACTTATGGAAGTATGGGATAATAAAGAGCTCATCTGTAATATAGTAGAGAAAAATATAGAAATTGAAGACAATTTAAAAATTGAGCTTATAAAAAAAATAGATTCTCCAAAATTATGGAGTGCAGAAAAACCAAATCTTTATTTAATAAAAGTGATATTATCAGATTCTAATTCAGGAGAAGTGATAGAAGAGACAGAACAAAAATTCGGATTTAGAAAATTTGAAATAGAAGATAAAATCATGAAAATAAATGGGAAACGTATAGTTTTTAAAGGTGTAAATCGTCATGAATTTAATTGTGATAGAGGAAGAGCTGTTACTGAAGAGGATATGCTTTGGGATATAAAGTTTTTAAAAGCGAATAATTTTAATGCCGTAAGAACATCTCACTATCCAAATCAAACTAGATGGTATGAACTATGTGATGAATATGGGCTATATGTAATAGATGAGGTAAACTTAGAAACACATGGAACTTGGCAAATATTAGGGCAACCTTGTCCAGAAAAAGTTATTCCTAATAACAATCCAGAGTGGTTAGAAAACATAATCGATAGAGCAAAATCTATGTTTGAAAAAGATAAAAATCATCCTTCAATAATAATTTGGTCTTGTGGAAATGAGTCATTTGGAGGAGAAAATCTTTACAAAATGTCAGAGTTTTTAAAATCTTTAGATAGTACAAGAGTAATTCACTATGAAGGGGTATTTTGGGATAGAAGATATGACAAAACTTCTGATATGGAAAGTAGAATGTATGCAAAAGTTTATGAAATAGAAAAATATTTGAATGAAACTCCAGAAAAACCATTCGTACTATGCGAATATTCACATGCAATGGGGAATTCAAATGGTGGACTTCATAAATATACAGAATTAGAAGAGAAATATCCAATGTATCAAGGTGGATTTATATGGGACTACATAGATCAGGCACTTAGAAAAAAGGATCCTTTTGGGAATGATTACTTAGCATTCGGTGGAGATTTTGGGGATAGACCTACAGATTATAATTTCTGTGTAAATGGACTTGTATATGCTGATAGAAAAGTATCACCAAAGGTTCAAGAGGTTAAACAACTATTTTCAGACTATAAAATACAGGTTAAAGATAGATACTTTGTAATAGACAACCAAAGTTTATTTACAAATGTATCTGAATATGATGTGAAAGTCAAGGTGCTGAAGAATGGGGTTGAAAAATATTCTGAAATTTTAGAATGTGATGTAAAGCCTTTGAGTAAAAAAGAGTTTAAATTAGCCATTCCAAAGATGGATGAAAGTGGAGAGTATACAGTAGAGGTTTCTTTAAATTTAAAAGAGGATAGATTTTATGCAAATAAGGGACATGAAATCTGCTTTGGTCAGAATATCTATGTTATTAAGCAAGAAAAATCTCAGGAATTAGAAGAGAAACCTATTTTAATAAATGGTGGATTTAATATAGGAATCAAAGGGAAAAACTTTCATTTAGTTTTCTCAAAAGCTTACGGAGGATTAATATCATTAAAATATTCGGATAAAGAGTTTATAGAAGGAGTAGTTCTTCCTAACTTTTGGAGAGCAGGAACAGATAATGACAGAGGAAATAAAATGCCATTTAGATATGCTCAGTGGAAGATAGCATCTTTATATCCTAAGATGGTGAATGTTGAGGTAGTAGAAGGTAAAAATTATGTTGAGATAATTTCAAAATATGAGCTTCCAACAAATCCTGTAACAGACTGCATTGTAAGTTATAGAGCTTTTTCAGATGGAAAGATAGATGTAGGGATGGAGTATATTGGTGTAGAAGGTCTTTCAGAAATGCCATTAATGGGTATGAGTTATAAAATACCTCAAGAGTTTAGTGAAATAAAATGGTATGGCATGGGGCCAGAAGAAAATTATATCGATAGAGTTCATGGAGCAAGATTAGGAATTTTTGAAACAGATGTATATAAAAATCTAAGTCAGTATGTAATTCCACAAGAATGTGGGAATAGAATAGGAATAAGATGGGTAGAAGTAAAAAATAAGGCAGGTTTTGGTATGAAAATTTCAGGAGAGATTCCTTTTGAGTTTAGTGGACTACCTTATACAGTTAGTGAGATAGAAACAGCTTATCACCACTACGAACTACCAAAATCTCATTGTACAGCTCTAAATATAAATAAAGTTCAGATGGGAATCGGAGGAGATGATTCTTGGGGAGCGGAAACTCACAAAGAGTACTTGATACCTTCAAATAAAAATATTATATTTAGATACACAATTCAATCAAATATGTAA
- a CDS encoding M48 family metallopeptidase: MKYNIIITRKSIKNLILKIKSNGQILLSVPKTTPQKYIESFIESKEAWIKENLEKIKKNSTKQVDKSYKNGDNIEYLGKMYILKIFPDKKNSVQIFEDCIYIYTNKEINKKNIETLLYNWYRKQAHIIFLDSINKYSQIIDENFKELKIRKMKNRWGSCRYLKKQITLNLELIKKPLECIDYVSLHEVAHLKYPHHKKEFWDFIHIYMPDWKLRKERLEKNE; this comes from the coding sequence ATGAAATATAATATTATTATTACACGAAAAAGTATTAAAAATCTAATCTTAAAAATTAAGTCAAATGGTCAAATACTTCTTTCTGTACCTAAGACTACACCTCAAAAATATATTGAATCCTTTATAGAATCAAAAGAAGCTTGGATTAAAGAAAATCTTGAAAAAATCAAAAAAAATTCTACTAAACAGGTTGACAAATCTTATAAAAACGGAGACAATATAGAGTACCTTGGAAAAATGTATATTTTAAAAATTTTTCCTGATAAAAAAAATTCAGTTCAAATTTTTGAAGATTGTATCTATATTTATACAAATAAAGAAATAAATAAAAAAAATATTGAAACTCTTCTTTATAATTGGTATAGAAAACAAGCTCATATAATTTTTTTGGACTCCATTAATAAATATAGTCAAATTATTGATGAAAATTTTAAAGAATTAAAGATTAGAAAAATGAAGAATCGTTGGGGTTCGTGTAGATATTTAAAAAAACAGATTACTCTAAATCTAGAGCTTATAAAAAAACCTCTAGAATGCATTGATTATGTATCACTTCATGAGGTTGCACACTTAAAATATCCTCATCACAAAAAAGAGTTTTGGGATTTTATCCATATCTATATGCCTGATTGGAAACTTAGAAAAGAAAGGTTGGAAAAAAATGAATAA